A region of Paractinoplanes abujensis DNA encodes the following proteins:
- a CDS encoding DedA family protein, producing MDPKDLLHTFGLIGVWVIMFAETGLLVGFFFPGDSLLFLAGVAASPVADSIFGEGTQLSFVGLLIGAPICAIVGAQLGHWLGARYGTRMFDKPESKLFKKEYVEKAEYYFEKFGPAKAVVLARFIPIVRTFLNPVAGTLGMPAKTFLLWNIVGAILWTDGIIIVGRVLAQQIYDAIGDHIDRYILPVVALIVLISLLPIIIEILRERRHKKKAGPTAEPEPSAAIGVVAAASIAGLVEAARHEDEDDDHTPRSHRRH from the coding sequence ATGGATCCGAAGGATCTGCTGCACACCTTCGGCCTCATCGGGGTCTGGGTGATCATGTTTGCGGAGACGGGCCTGCTGGTCGGGTTCTTCTTCCCGGGCGACTCGCTGCTGTTCCTGGCCGGCGTCGCCGCCTCCCCGGTGGCCGATTCGATCTTCGGCGAGGGCACGCAGCTCTCGTTCGTGGGCCTGCTGATCGGCGCCCCGATCTGCGCGATCGTGGGCGCCCAGCTCGGCCACTGGCTGGGCGCGCGCTACGGCACGCGGATGTTCGACAAACCGGAGTCGAAGCTCTTCAAGAAGGAGTACGTCGAGAAGGCGGAGTACTACTTCGAGAAGTTCGGCCCGGCCAAGGCCGTGGTGCTGGCCCGCTTCATCCCGATCGTGCGCACGTTCCTCAACCCGGTGGCGGGCACGCTCGGCATGCCGGCCAAGACGTTCCTCCTGTGGAACATCGTCGGCGCGATCCTCTGGACCGACGGCATCATCATTGTCGGGCGCGTGCTGGCCCAGCAGATCTACGACGCCATCGGCGACCACATCGACCGCTACATCCTGCCCGTGGTCGCGCTGATCGTGCTGATCTCCCTGCTCCCGATCATCATCGAGATCCTGCGTGAACGCCGGCACAAGAAGAAGGCCGGCCCCACCGCGGAGCCCGAGCCGTCCGCCGCGATCGGCGTCGTCGCCGCCGCCAGCATCGCCGGCCTGGTCGAAGCAGCCCGCCACGAAGACGAGGACGACGACCACACCCCCCGCTCCCACCGCCGCCACTGA
- a CDS encoding class II aldolase/adducin family protein, translating into MNYVHGDLRDQLAFVGFDVVQAGLVAGSGGNLSARIPDEDAIWVTGSGSWLGRLSRTTFAAVRISDGSPATVGSVPPPAIEPTSELALHLALYRARPDVNAVIHLHPQTALLLDALGEHIRIVTTDHAYYLRRVSTVPFRLPGTTELAALTAAMAADGTDCLVLSQHGCVVLGDSIEIAHKRASNLEEAAELTYRALAAGRLENLRDCPEEFLDRLHGSTAVTV; encoded by the coding sequence GTGAACTACGTTCACGGCGATCTGCGCGACCAGCTCGCGTTCGTGGGTTTCGATGTGGTCCAGGCCGGCCTGGTCGCCGGATCGGGTGGAAACCTTTCCGCTCGCATCCCCGACGAGGACGCGATCTGGGTCACCGGCAGCGGTTCGTGGCTCGGCCGGTTGAGCCGGACCACCTTCGCCGCCGTGCGGATCTCGGACGGCTCGCCCGCGACGGTGGGCAGTGTGCCGCCGCCCGCGATCGAGCCGACCAGCGAACTCGCGCTGCACCTGGCGTTGTATCGGGCCCGCCCCGACGTCAACGCCGTCATCCACCTGCATCCGCAGACCGCACTTCTGCTCGATGCACTGGGTGAGCACATTCGGATCGTCACCACCGACCATGCGTACTACCTGCGCCGGGTCTCGACAGTTCCGTTCCGGTTGCCCGGGACGACCGAACTGGCGGCGCTGACCGCCGCGATGGCCGCCGACGGCACCGATTGTCTCGTGCTGAGCCAGCACGGATGCGTGGTGCTGGGCGACTCGATCGAGATCGCGCACAAGCGCGCAAGCAACCTCGAGGAAGCCGCGGAGCTCACATATCGTGCGCTTGCGGCGGGCCGTCTGGAAAACCTCCGTGACTGCCCCGAGGAGTTCCTCGACCGTCTGCACGGCTCTACCGCCGTCACCGTCTGA
- a CDS encoding ArsR/SmtB family transcription factor — MEIVGTALAEMTMPQISPLAGEPIERADAERLAGVLKALADPARLRLLSLIQSATDGEACVCDLTAPLGLSQPTVSHHLRILTEAGLLEREKRGVWAYYRLVPTAIATIADLLTPPRKRATKKAR, encoded by the coding sequence ATGGAGATCGTGGGAACTGCGTTGGCGGAAATGACAATGCCTCAGATCTCGCCGCTTGCCGGCGAGCCAATTGAACGTGCTGACGCTGAGCGTCTGGCGGGTGTGCTCAAGGCCCTCGCCGACCCGGCGCGGCTTCGGCTGCTCAGCCTCATTCAGTCCGCAACGGACGGCGAGGCGTGCGTTTGCGACCTGACGGCTCCCCTGGGGCTGTCGCAGCCCACGGTGAGCCACCACCTGCGGATCCTGACCGAGGCGGGGCTGCTCGAGCGGGAGAAGAGGGGCGTCTGGGCGTACTACCGCCTGGTGCCCACCGCAATCGCGACCATCGCGGACCTGTTGACCCCGCCTCGTAAGCGGGCCACCAAGAAGGCGCGCTGA
- the clpB gene encoding ATP-dependent chaperone ClpB, translating to MNAERLTTKSRDVITGAVADAGRRGHATVEPWHMLLSLLDTGGSTAPALLRAVGANPADVRRVALRAVEQIPSARGSSTAEPSLSREFVNAIGEAELIAQPLRDEYISTEHLLAGLARVGGAVGQALKDVGATEEALVAAFPQVRGGERRVTNADPEQTYKALEKYSVDLTALAREGKIDPVIGRDAEIRRVVQVLSRRTKNNPVLIGEPGVGKTAIVEGLAQRIVAGDVPETLRDKKLVSLDLGAMVAGAQYRGQFEERLKSVLEEIRNSNGQVVTFLDELHTVVGAGKGEGSMDAGNMLKPMLARGELRMVGATTLDEYREHIEKDPALERRFQPVVVGEPTVEDTIGILRGLKGRYEAHHRVQITDAALVAAASLSDRYISDRFLPDKAIDLIDEAASRLRMEIDSRPVELDQLQRQVDRMRVEKLALEKETDPASRDRLARIEFDLANREEELTALNARWERERGGLNRVGELKKQLDETRAELDRAQRDTEWEKASRLQYQVIPALEREIESAAAADEEASQEPPMVKEEVGADDIAEVISSWTGIPAGRMMEGETAKLLRMEESLREKVVGQAEAVAAVAGAVRRARAGIADPDRPTGSFLFLGPTGVGKTELAKALAGFLFDDERAMVRIDMSEYGEKHSVARLVGAPPGYVGYEEGGQLTEAVRRRPYSVVLLDEVEKAHPDVFDVLLQVLDDGRLTDGQGRTVDFRNAILVLTSNLGSQTADITMGEEERRDEVLAVVRGHFKPEFLNRLDDIVVFHALTRGDLAAIVDIQLGRLRTRLADRRLTLDVSSAAIDWLGEHGYDPIYGARPLRRLVQSTIGDALAKALLAGEIRDGDTVVVDLGDTKDGLRVSRG from the coding sequence ATGAACGCCGAACGCTTGACCACCAAGAGCCGCGACGTGATCACGGGGGCGGTCGCCGACGCCGGTCGGCGCGGTCACGCCACCGTCGAGCCGTGGCACATGTTGCTGTCGTTGCTGGACACGGGCGGCTCCACGGCGCCGGCCCTGCTGCGGGCGGTGGGGGCCAACCCCGCCGACGTACGGCGGGTCGCGCTGCGCGCCGTCGAGCAGATCCCGTCCGCGCGGGGTTCCAGCACGGCGGAGCCCAGCCTGTCCCGCGAATTCGTGAACGCCATCGGTGAGGCCGAGCTGATCGCCCAGCCGCTGCGCGACGAATACATCTCGACCGAGCACCTGCTGGCCGGCCTGGCCCGCGTGGGCGGCGCCGTCGGTCAGGCGCTCAAAGACGTCGGCGCCACCGAGGAAGCCCTGGTCGCCGCATTCCCGCAGGTGCGTGGGGGTGAGCGGCGGGTGACCAACGCCGACCCCGAGCAGACCTACAAGGCGCTCGAGAAATACAGCGTCGACCTCACGGCCCTGGCCCGCGAGGGCAAGATCGACCCGGTCATCGGCCGCGACGCCGAGATCCGCCGCGTCGTGCAGGTGCTCTCCCGCCGTACGAAGAACAACCCCGTGCTGATCGGTGAGCCCGGTGTCGGCAAGACCGCCATCGTCGAGGGCCTGGCCCAGCGCATCGTGGCCGGCGACGTGCCCGAGACCCTGCGCGACAAGAAGCTGGTCTCGCTCGACCTGGGCGCGATGGTGGCCGGCGCGCAGTATCGCGGCCAGTTCGAGGAGCGGCTCAAGAGCGTTTTGGAGGAGATCCGCAACTCCAACGGCCAGGTCGTCACCTTCCTCGACGAACTGCACACGGTCGTCGGCGCGGGCAAGGGCGAAGGCTCGATGGATGCGGGCAACATGCTCAAGCCGATGCTGGCCCGCGGTGAGCTGCGCATGGTCGGCGCGACCACCCTCGACGAATACCGCGAGCACATCGAGAAGGACCCCGCGCTCGAGCGGCGTTTCCAGCCCGTGGTGGTCGGCGAGCCGACGGTGGAGGACACCATCGGCATCCTGCGCGGGCTCAAGGGCCGTTACGAGGCCCACCACCGGGTGCAGATCACCGACGCCGCCCTGGTTGCGGCGGCCTCGCTGTCCGACCGCTACATCAGCGACCGGTTCCTGCCCGACAAGGCGATCGACCTGATCGACGAGGCCGCGTCCCGTCTCCGCATGGAGATCGACTCCCGGCCGGTCGAGCTCGACCAGCTGCAGCGCCAGGTCGACCGGATGCGCGTCGAGAAGCTGGCGCTGGAGAAGGAGACCGATCCGGCCTCCCGCGACCGGCTCGCCCGCATCGAGTTCGACCTGGCCAACCGTGAGGAGGAGCTGACCGCGCTGAACGCCCGGTGGGAGCGCGAGCGCGGCGGCCTCAACCGGGTCGGCGAGCTCAAGAAGCAGCTCGACGAGACCCGCGCCGAGCTCGATCGGGCCCAGCGCGACACCGAGTGGGAAAAGGCCTCCCGCCTGCAGTATCAGGTCATCCCGGCGCTCGAACGCGAGATCGAGAGCGCGGCCGCGGCCGACGAGGAGGCCTCGCAGGAGCCGCCGATGGTCAAGGAGGAGGTCGGCGCGGACGACATCGCTGAGGTGATCTCGTCGTGGACCGGCATCCCGGCCGGCCGGATGATGGAGGGCGAGACCGCCAAGCTGCTGCGCATGGAGGAATCGCTGCGCGAGAAGGTCGTCGGCCAGGCCGAGGCGGTGGCCGCGGTGGCCGGCGCGGTGCGGCGGGCCCGGGCCGGCATCGCCGACCCCGACCGCCCGACCGGCAGCTTCCTGTTCCTCGGCCCCACCGGTGTCGGCAAGACCGAGCTGGCCAAGGCGCTGGCCGGGTTCCTCTTCGACGACGAACGGGCCATGGTCCGCATCGACATGAGCGAGTACGGCGAGAAGCACTCGGTGGCCCGGCTCGTGGGCGCCCCGCCCGGATACGTCGGCTACGAGGAAGGCGGGCAGCTGACCGAGGCGGTGCGGCGGCGGCCGTACAGCGTGGTGCTGCTCGACGAGGTGGAGAAGGCCCACCCCGACGTCTTCGACGTGCTGCTGCAGGTGCTCGACGACGGGCGGCTGACCGACGGGCAGGGCCGCACGGTCGACTTCCGTAACGCGATCCTGGTGCTGACGTCGAACCTGGGCTCGCAGACGGCCGACATCACGATGGGCGAGGAGGAGCGCCGGGACGAGGTGCTTGCCGTCGTACGGGGGCATTTCAAGCCCGAGTTCCTCAACCGGCTCGACGACATCGTGGTGTTCCACGCGCTCACCCGCGGTGACCTCGCCGCGATCGTCGACATTCAGCTCGGGCGGCTGCGGACCAGACTGGCCGACCGCCGGCTGACCCTCGACGTGAGCTCGGCCGCGATCGACTGGCTGGGCGAGCACGGGTACGACCCGATCTACGGCGCCCGGCCGCTGCGCCGGCTCGTGCAGTCGACGATCGGGGACGCGCTGGCCAAGGCGCTGCTGGCGGGCGAGATCAGGGACGGCGACACCGTGGTGGTCGACCTGGGCGACACCAAGGACGGGCTGCGCGTCTCGCGCGGCTGA
- a CDS encoding sugar efflux transporter — translation MAVPPAAHGSMSRRLMPLALVFAAVGISVSFVGPYLALFLSDEIHAGPVQTTVFLLVAPLSGVVVAWLVGRLSDRRPIRRPLLIIAAVAGLAGAAATAFVRDYWLLLAVTVTLTALAGTLFPQSFAYARQVLEQGDPKRAAMGISALRTLFSVAWVAGPPLAALLLAERGFVYTYGLAALMYLVTALIVWRYLPEVGRPAERREDAAPAGPEAGRWTIFLLVAGVTVTQTAMTLGVQAMPLFAGEDLHGSVRDAGLILGLCAALEIPLMLGFGWLSTRVPLRRLILLGVAFGIAYQAIATAAGSVWVLAAAQLLNAAFIAAVSGLPISYMQDLMPAHPGRATTMIANTFPLGQIIAAPAFGLAQQFGFRLAYGINLALCVLGLLLILATRDRRNVPGVPQDALVPGRG, via the coding sequence ATGGCCGTTCCACCCGCGGCGCACGGCAGCATGTCGCGGCGCCTGATGCCGCTCGCGCTCGTCTTCGCGGCGGTCGGCATCTCGGTCTCGTTCGTCGGGCCCTACCTCGCGCTCTTCCTCAGCGACGAGATCCACGCCGGCCCCGTTCAGACCACGGTGTTTCTGCTGGTCGCGCCACTTTCCGGGGTTGTCGTGGCGTGGCTGGTGGGCCGGCTGTCCGATCGCCGCCCGATCCGGCGCCCGCTGCTCATCATCGCCGCCGTGGCCGGGCTGGCCGGTGCCGCGGCCACCGCGTTCGTCCGCGACTACTGGCTGCTGCTCGCGGTCACGGTCACGCTGACCGCGCTGGCCGGCACCCTCTTCCCGCAGAGCTTCGCGTACGCCCGGCAGGTGCTCGAGCAGGGCGACCCCAAGCGCGCGGCCATGGGGATCAGCGCGCTGCGCACCCTGTTCTCGGTCGCCTGGGTCGCCGGCCCGCCGCTGGCCGCCCTGCTGCTGGCCGAGCGCGGCTTCGTCTACACGTACGGGCTGGCCGCGCTGATGTATCTGGTCACCGCGCTGATCGTCTGGCGTTACCTGCCCGAGGTGGGCCGCCCGGCCGAGCGCCGCGAGGACGCCGCACCGGCCGGACCCGAGGCCGGACGCTGGACGATCTTTCTGCTGGTCGCGGGGGTCACCGTTACGCAGACCGCGATGACGCTGGGTGTCCAGGCGATGCCCCTGTTCGCCGGCGAGGACCTGCACGGCTCGGTGCGCGACGCCGGCCTGATCCTGGGGCTGTGCGCCGCGCTCGAGATCCCGCTGATGCTCGGGTTCGGCTGGCTCTCGACCCGGGTGCCGCTGCGCCGGCTGATCCTGCTCGGTGTGGCGTTCGGCATCGCGTATCAGGCCATCGCGACCGCGGCCGGCTCGGTCTGGGTGCTGGCGGCGGCCCAGCTGCTCAACGCGGCCTTCATCGCGGCGGTCAGCGGGCTGCCCATCTCGTACATGCAGGACCTGATGCCGGCCCATCCGGGACGGGCCACCACGATGATCGCCAACACCTTTCCGCTCGGCCAGATCATCGCCGCGCCCGCGTTCGGGCTGGCCCAGCAGTTCGGCTTCCGGCTCGCGTACGGCATCAATCTCGCCCTGTGCGTGCTCGGCCTGCTGCTCATCCTGGCCACCCGCGACCGCCGGAACGTTCCCGGAGTGCCACAGGATGCCTTAGTGCCCGGAAGGGGTTAG
- a CDS encoding cation:proton antiporter regulatory subunit codes for MRVRVEQTPLPGIGVRHDLVTSSGRTVGVVSHRNGRRDLVLYDVDDPDSCLASIPLTDDEAEALADVLGASLMLGQLAGLRQQASGLLTEQIALPAGSPFVGRKLGDTRTRTRTGASIVAVMRDREVVASPGPDFVFEANDVVVAVGTRSGLDGVSAILAGDTDD; via the coding sequence GTGCGTGTACGGGTGGAACAGACTCCGCTGCCGGGAATCGGCGTTCGCCACGACCTGGTGACCTCGTCGGGGCGTACGGTCGGCGTCGTCTCGCACCGCAACGGCCGTCGCGACCTGGTCCTCTACGACGTGGACGACCCCGACTCGTGCCTGGCCTCGATCCCGCTGACCGACGACGAGGCCGAGGCCCTGGCCGACGTGCTCGGCGCCTCGCTCATGCTGGGGCAGCTGGCCGGGCTCCGGCAGCAGGCGTCCGGGCTGCTCACCGAGCAGATCGCGTTGCCCGCGGGCTCGCCGTTCGTGGGCCGCAAACTGGGCGACACCCGCACCCGTACGCGCACCGGCGCCTCGATCGTGGCCGTGATGCGCGACCGTGAGGTGGTCGCTTCACCCGGCCCCGACTTCGTCTTCGAGGCGAACGACGTCGTGGTCGCGGTCGGCACCCGGTCGGGCCTGGACGGCGTCTCTGCCATCCTGGCCGGCGACACCGACGACTAG
- a CDS encoding cation:proton antiporter yields MHGTTILLIEVGALLFALGMLGRLGRRFGLSPIPLYLLAGLAFGHGGLVPLSASEEFIEIGASIGVILLLVMLGLEYSAGELVGNLRAAAPAGVIDAVFNALPGAAFAFLMGWDWRAALVLAGITWVSSSGVIAKVLGDLGRLGNRETPVILSVLVIEDLAMAFYLPLVTAVLAGVGLIGGLKSLGVAVVTVLAVLVVAIRYGRQISALISARDAEALLLGVFGLTLFVAGVAEELNVSAAVGAFLVGIAISGPVAHHATEMLSPLRDLFAAVFFVFFGLSTDPAAMPPVLLPALGLAAITMLTKVLTGYLAAKRVGIALPGRLRAGLSLMPRGEFSIVIAGLAVASGVEPGLAPLATAYVLITVVSGPMLARLPDYEWFKTFIRRWRQPSRPAVQPRTAED; encoded by the coding sequence GTGCACGGGACGACGATCCTCCTCATCGAGGTCGGCGCGCTGCTCTTCGCGCTCGGCATGCTCGGGCGTCTGGGCCGCCGCTTCGGGCTCTCCCCCATCCCGCTCTATCTGCTGGCCGGGCTGGCGTTCGGCCACGGCGGCCTGGTGCCGCTGTCGGCCAGCGAGGAGTTCATCGAGATCGGCGCCTCCATCGGCGTCATCCTGCTGCTGGTCATGCTCGGCCTGGAATACTCGGCCGGCGAGCTTGTCGGCAACCTGCGCGCCGCGGCCCCGGCCGGAGTGATCGACGCCGTCTTCAACGCGCTGCCCGGCGCCGCGTTCGCGTTCCTGATGGGCTGGGACTGGCGGGCCGCGCTGGTGCTGGCCGGCATCACCTGGGTGTCCTCCTCGGGCGTGATCGCCAAGGTGCTGGGCGACCTGGGCCGGCTCGGCAACCGGGAGACGCCGGTGATCCTCTCGGTGCTGGTCATCGAGGACCTGGCCATGGCGTTCTACCTGCCCCTGGTCACCGCCGTGCTGGCCGGCGTGGGGCTGATCGGCGGTCTCAAGTCGCTGGGCGTCGCGGTCGTCACCGTGCTCGCCGTGCTGGTCGTCGCGATCCGGTACGGCCGCCAGATCAGCGCCCTGATCTCGGCCCGCGACGCCGAGGCGCTGCTGCTCGGAGTGTTCGGCCTGACCCTGTTCGTGGCCGGGGTGGCCGAAGAGCTGAACGTCTCCGCGGCCGTCGGCGCGTTCCTGGTCGGCATCGCGATCTCGGGTCCGGTGGCCCACCACGCGACCGAGATGCTGTCGCCGCTGCGCGACCTGTTCGCCGCGGTCTTCTTCGTCTTCTTCGGCCTGTCCACGGATCCCGCCGCCATGCCTCCGGTGCTGCTGCCGGCGCTGGGTCTGGCCGCGATCACGATGCTGACCAAGGTGCTGACCGGTTACCTGGCCGCCAAGCGGGTGGGCATCGCCCTGCCGGGCCGGTTGCGCGCCGGGTTGTCCCTCATGCCGCGCGGCGAGTTCTCGATCGTCATCGCCGGACTGGCCGTCGCCTCGGGGGTCGAACCTGGGCTCGCCCCGCTGGCGACGGCGTACGTGTTGATCACTGTGGTGTCCGGTCCGATGCTGGCCCGGCTGCCCGATTACGAGTGGTTCAAGACCTTCATCCGCAGGTGGCGGCAGCCGTCGCGGCCTGCGGTGCAACCCCGTACGGCGGAGGATTGA
- a CDS encoding heat shock protein transcriptional repressor HspR gives MHEEISISVEQTSDAKVLIISVAARLAGMHPQTLRQYDRLGLVQPGRAGGGGRRYSERDVALLREVQKLSQEEGVNLAGIKRIIGLEQLVGDLQQRLAELEQELSEAYTRIAQLESPYAGRDLVRQERPSTALVVWRPRRAADR, from the coding sequence ATGCATGAGGAGATCAGCATCTCGGTCGAGCAGACCTCCGACGCGAAGGTCCTGATCATCTCGGTCGCGGCTCGCCTGGCCGGGATGCACCCGCAAACCCTCCGGCAGTACGACCGGCTCGGGCTGGTGCAGCCGGGCCGGGCCGGTGGCGGTGGACGCCGGTACAGCGAGCGCGACGTCGCGCTGCTGCGTGAGGTGCAGAAGCTCAGCCAGGAAGAAGGCGTCAACCTGGCCGGGATCAAGCGCATCATCGGCCTCGAGCAGCTGGTGGGCGACCTCCAGCAGCGGCTGGCCGAGCTCGAGCAGGAGTTGTCCGAGGCGTACACCCGGATCGCCCAGCTCGAGAGCCCGTACGCCGGGCGCGACCTGGTGCGTCAGGAACGTCCCTCGACCGCCCTGGTCGTGTGGCGTCCCCGACGAGCTGCTGACAGGTGA
- the dnaJ gene encoding molecular chaperone DnaJ produces MSSKDWLEKDFYAVLGVPKSAPTDEIKKAYRKLARDLHPDRNPGNKEAEEKFKAASEAYDVLSDDKKRKEYDEMRSLFGSGAFRRGARSGAGGAQFDPSDLFGGFSGAGAQGGAAGDRRFGGAGFSDIFSSIFSGGGPGGGAARRGGPRRGRDVETEVTLDFAQAVRGTTLPLTLRSAGECETCHGNGAKPGTSPRTCPQCAGSGLISRNQGSFSFSEPCRDCQGAGTIVDQKCPECRGTGGVTKNRTINVRFPAGVADGQRIRLSGRGEPGDRGGPAGDLYVQVGVRPDELFGRTGDDLTLVVPITIAEAVLGADLRVPTLDGPVTLRVPPGTPSGRKLRARGKGITRKDGPPGDLIVTVDVQVPGGVTGEARDALERFAKLTPPAGRERLEARVRRNS; encoded by the coding sequence ATGAGCTCGAAGGACTGGCTCGAAAAGGACTTCTATGCCGTTCTCGGCGTGCCCAAGTCCGCTCCGACCGACGAGATCAAGAAGGCGTACCGGAAGCTCGCCCGCGATCTGCACCCGGACCGCAACCCGGGCAACAAGGAGGCGGAGGAGAAGTTCAAGGCCGCCTCCGAGGCGTACGACGTGCTCTCGGACGACAAGAAGCGCAAAGAGTACGACGAGATGCGCTCGCTGTTCGGCTCGGGCGCATTCCGCCGCGGCGCCCGGTCCGGCGCCGGCGGGGCCCAGTTCGACCCGTCCGACCTGTTCGGCGGGTTCAGCGGCGCGGGCGCGCAGGGTGGCGCGGCCGGTGACCGGCGCTTCGGCGGCGCGGGCTTCTCGGACATATTCTCCTCGATATTTTCGGGCGGCGGTCCTGGAGGCGGCGCCGCACGCCGTGGCGGTCCCCGCCGCGGCCGGGATGTCGAGACCGAGGTGACGCTGGACTTCGCGCAGGCCGTGCGGGGCACCACCCTGCCGCTCACGCTGCGCTCGGCCGGCGAGTGCGAGACCTGCCACGGCAACGGGGCCAAGCCCGGCACCTCGCCGCGCACCTGTCCGCAGTGCGCCGGCAGTGGCCTGATCTCCCGTAATCAGGGGTCGTTCAGCTTCTCCGAGCCGTGCCGGGACTGCCAGGGCGCGGGCACGATCGTCGACCAGAAGTGCCCGGAGTGCCGGGGCACGGGCGGGGTCACCAAGAACCGCACGATCAACGTCCGGTTCCCGGCCGGCGTCGCCGACGGTCAGCGCATCCGGCTCAGCGGCCGGGGTGAGCCGGGCGACCGGGGCGGTCCCGCGGGCGACCTCTACGTGCAGGTGGGCGTGCGACCGGACGAATTGTTCGGCCGGACGGGCGACGATCTGACCCTGGTCGTGCCGATCACCATCGCCGAGGCGGTGCTCGGCGCTGATCTGCGAGTGCCGACGTTGGACGGCCCGGTCACCCTGCGGGTGCCGCCGGGCACGCCGAGCGGCCGCAAACTGCGGGCGCGCGGCAAGGGAATCACGCGCAAGGACGGACCACCCGGAGACCTGATCGTCACGGTCGACGTGCAGGTGCCGGGAGGAGTCACGGGGGAGGCCCGGGACGCGCTGGAGCGGTTCGCCAAGCTGACCCCACCCGCCGGGCGGGAGCGGCTCGAGGCTCGGGTGCGCCGGAACAGTTAG
- the grpE gene encoding nucleotide exchange factor GrpE, translating to MTATDDENDGQATERVVIRDRRKIDAKAEPEAPAAKGKATVGAHRAAEPEDEAPVTAEEAEPEEAKPALGAELEALRTELEERTHDLQRVTAEYANYRKRVDRDRGAAAEQTTGAVLTSLLPVLDDIDRAREHGDLVGPFASVAESLTTVTGKLGLVAFGEKGDPFDPNRHEAVAHQTSADVTEPTCVEVMRRGYNLGERLLRPALVAVADPE from the coding sequence GTGACCGCCACGGACGACGAGAACGACGGTCAGGCGACCGAGCGGGTCGTCATCCGGGACCGTCGCAAGATCGATGCGAAGGCCGAGCCCGAGGCCCCCGCGGCCAAGGGCAAGGCCACGGTCGGTGCACACCGCGCCGCCGAGCCCGAGGACGAGGCACCCGTGACCGCTGAAGAAGCTGAGCCCGAGGAGGCCAAGCCGGCCCTCGGCGCCGAACTCGAGGCGCTGCGGACCGAGCTCGAGGAGCGCACCCACGACCTGCAACGGGTCACCGCCGAGTACGCCAACTACCGCAAGCGGGTCGACCGCGACCGGGGCGCGGCGGCCGAGCAGACCACCGGTGCGGTGCTGACCTCGCTGCTGCCGGTGCTGGACGACATCGACCGGGCGCGCGAGCACGGCGACCTGGTCGGCCCGTTCGCCTCGGTGGCCGAGTCGCTGACCACGGTCACCGGCAAGCTCGGCCTGGTGGCCTTCGGCGAGAAGGGCGACCCGTTCGACCCCAACCGCCACGAGGCGGTCGCTCACCAGACGTCTGCGGACGTCACCGAGCCGACCTGCGTCGAGGTCATGCGGCGCGGTTACAACCTGGGCGAGCGGCTGCTGCGACCCGCGCTGGTCGCGGTGGCCGACCCCGAGTGA